The Pelodiscus sinensis isolate JC-2024 chromosome 4, ASM4963464v1, whole genome shotgun sequence genomic sequence TGAACTTTCTACCCCTCTGGAACCTGAAATTTCTGTTATTATTGAAGGCAGCTATTTGATTCTTTACTGCTGTGTTGGCAGGGCCGGATGAAGAGGCCCTAAGCTCTGAAAAGATTACggtgccccccatatgtaattcaaaattaaaacaatactataccgtaaaatctcattttttgggggtgcccctgctttgctggtgccctaagcacatgcttagcctgcctattgggtaatccagccctgtgtgTTGGCATGAGTAGCAACACCTGTGGTGCTTGTGCTGGTGGTGAGACAAGTTAATTGTTGCAGGTCATAAATTTCTCGGGCATGAGCTTCAAGTTCCCTTAGGCTCACATGCCTGGTGTTTCCAGGGCCTAAGACTAATCTAATATTGGGGCTAAATCTCTGCACATACAAATTCCTCAATTCAAGAATGTCATAGTTTGCAATTCCCCCTATATCACGCccctgtcatgaccatgagggttagccagcagcctggggactaaggggttaattaTGCCCTTTTTACCTAAGCTAGGAAGATTTAcccaataggaatgcaggtaggaatttcaaactaggagaAAGGAATGTTTGGTTTCTCCCTTCTTTAGGCCTAGGCAGTTTTTTCTTTCCAGCTAGCGAGGGGAACAGACGCTAATTCTCCCTTGAAGATTAGACTCTTCATggtctgtaagtagggtaaagtttagataaatccgttaggttttattgtttgggAAATAGGAGCtcatgtctgtgcatttaaaaatgggttttcctctcctttgtaattaAGGTTTTTGGCCCCTGGTGAGGctccccccatgagtatattaatttgtgacttttccatctagtcatgatGCTTGCAACAAGAAGTGTGGTGATAATACAAGTTCTATTTCTTTTCTTTGAATTAACCTGGTACTGGTTAATTTTTTCATCCTGGTTTTAACTtttggggctgagatttcccaagcaaTCTCTCCCTAGTTtctttatcattacttgggtggtagcTATGAATTTTATCCCCAAactctaggtttttaagattttggggggaggttttataccaaagcctggaaagataagattTTAGGGTACTTTTGCAGACCCCCCCTTTTTGCATTTATTATGCCaatgtggggaaggagccatgacagccccATACCCACTAACAAAAAAACAGGAATTTCTTTTATATTAAATATCATTCAGGTTGCTCGTTAAGGTCTTTTTTCTGAATATGCCTTTCCCACAATTTTATCATGGGGAAAATATACCTTAACAACATGTCTTTATAGATCAACTTGATTTACATTATCATTCATCGTGGCTTCATAAGGTAAATTCTTCAGGTGTCATACATTCTATCAACATAGTTACAAAATCTTCATGTGTTAAACTGGGGGCCACTGACACTCGCGCTAACCAATGAAAAACTATACTCTTATTACAAGGCCACGGATGCTTGCCCATGGTTCGGGCTTGGTCTGGTGTATAGACCTTGGTTTCCTGCTTAATGGAGGGTGGCTCTGTGTTTCGGTCATATGTGGACACTGTGGTGACTACTGATACCTACAGAAACCCCTCAGTATGTTCCTTCAGGCTCATCTCCTCAAGAGCGGAAGATGGGATTGCACACTGTAGgggacgtctagactacagggttttgtcgacagaagctttgtcgacagatactgtcaacaaagcttctgtcgacaaagagcatctagactacatccagttctgtcgacaaagcaagctgctttgtcgacataacagtgtggatgcaaaggacagtgtagatgcaataatgccttctatcgacagaactctgtcaacaaaaggcgttattcctcgtagaatgaggtttacatacgtcgacaaaactgctgagttttgtcaacattatgtcaacataactcaaaggcagtgtggacacaggtatagttttatcgacaaaagtccacttttgtcgacaaaaccctgtagtctagacacacccccaaaGTGCCCTCTGAGGATTTCAGAGGAGAACTCTCATTTTCAGAGTCAGCATCTGACCTCTCACAGACCCCATGGAATgcagccagtatggccattcttatgttcttatggcactCACCATACCTGCTAGGCCCTGCCATTTTATTACAAGCCTCCTTTAACAGCTGCCTCACAGCGGCTTgagactcctgcacctccactgaTTCTATCTCAGCATCTTGTTCTGCTGCGGCCACTCGCTGTGTCAACTCTTTCAACCCTCCAGTTGGGAGACCTGCAAACTCAGCGACTTGCTGCTGAATCAACCGATCCCTTTGTTTttcacactcaggctatgtctagaccaggaAGACAAGTCGgcaaaagatactcaaattgcagttcacaattttcgtatctttttctgcttttcttttgaaagagcggcgaggagtcctatggcaccttatagactaaatgaagtgttggagcataagctttcgtgggcaaagacccacttcgtcagatgcatggagtggaaatttcagactaacacatctacccctctgattctttcgaaagaggcatttCTGTCCACACggaaccaaatttcagaaaaatgtccTCTTTTGACACACtccttcttcctcgtacaatgaggtttgcagggatggtgaaagagcaagTTCACTGttccgaattttttttcagaaatgaggacgcgttccttggatgcaccATTGCTTATCCGGGATACTGCTCGTATcccggaaaagagctgcagtggACCTGTAGCCTCGGAGGTCTGAGCCAGCTGTTTCTGTAGCAGGGATACCTGGTGATCTAGTTCCTCGCTACTACACAAGGGGAAAGACAGTCCCACGTTCATCTCACACACAAGGGCGTGGTGCTCTCTGTCACTATTCATGAATGAACTAAACAAATTCCCGTCAGGTCTCTCTCTGAAAAATTAATTCCCAAGGGGTTCTGCTGAAGTCACCAGTCTGTTAACCCCAGGGCACGGGTGGCAAATACGGTTAGAAATGCTGCTTGGTGCTCTTGCCAGAAGCACAGGATTGGCCCCCCAGCGAAGGCTTGTCACCTGGAAATGAATTAAGTGCTGAAGTGGGtcctgtttcctccctctggtgTAGGATGCACCAAAGTCAGCAGCCCACATCTGGGGCAaggtcgctgacccacagaaaaatcagttgggggaccACACAAAAGAGAGAAGCAAAATCCCCCAACtgctcactgatgtgacccctgactgagcaagggaaagacccccccccctcattcccctcacacaccagaacctagtggggtgcaggctggtagattttgtgtgcttcagccctgacATGGGGTGGCAGAGGGGCTTGAGCACCAACAcgggctccccaattctggggggagccctgagccccaggagcTGGATCCACAAAAGCCAGGGACCACTTCcagccccgggcctgaggttccccaccccggtctTTAAGAAAGTggatccctcccttccctccagggCAGGTGCATTacagagagaggaggggatgTCCAGGTGCAAACAGAGCAGGAGGTTGCTCGGGGACTGGTTACAAAGGAGGTGAATGGGGGATAGAACCTGACCCAGCTGTGACAAACAGAAAACCAAACTGGGGACAGGAGGTACCCAGGACCTGCTATCCCCAGGCTGGTCTAGAGCCCTTGGGGTGTAGCCTTGGGGTGGCCCATGATGTCCTGTCCGAGACTGTTGGGTTCAGAGGAGCTGCAGGCTAGAGGTGTTACAGGCAGTTTGTGTGGGGGTAAAAGAGAAGGAAAGAGCATCTAGGTTTAGGTAGATCATTAGCTTAGAACTCTGTAATTTGGGGCTTAGTTCCTGACTTTACAGCAGACCTCTTGTGTGATCTTCTAGCAGGATGTTTAGTGCCTCAGCTCATCATCTGTGTAATGGAGATAATATTGTGCTACGTGACATGGAAGTTATGACAATCAAAACAATAAAGATTCTGAGGTGCTCAAAGGTATATCTTGATGAGGGTCAAGTAAGGCACTATAAACTTTAATGATCCACCAACAGATATGTTATATTTCTAAAAAGACATTTCAATTTTCTCAATGTTTAGGGAATATTCAAATAAGGATTGGATTGAGATGAATATTTTCTAAGCAGCCGTcaactaaaaaaaagaaaagatttatgCATGCAGCGTCATCCATTTCTCACTCACAATCCCCAGAGCCATACAATTCCCAGAACTGCTACCCTCCACCGTCTATAATATATCCCCATTGAACTAAGAGGAAAAAAGCATAGCTAACCTGCTGATGAGGTATAAATGTCTAGCATCTGATTTTATCTCTGTGGCTTTTTTTAAGTTGTAAACAAAATTCACACTTTTTGTGCTATTTGTATTTTGTTCAGAGGAGACTGTCACGGAGGATGCACACACACCGTGCTTTCTCTTCGACACCAGgatcctatttatttatttatttttgttcccTTAAGATGACGTGAAGGACATCGTGACAAACATGATTTTCCTCATAATGCATGGACACAAACTAGGAGACAAACACTGCAACAACTCCCTTTCCTTGAGCTGTAGAAATGACACACATCCTAATGAAACCAAGCCACCAACAAAGAAACAAACCCAGTTACAAAGAAGAGAGATGTCTGAAGCCATTGCACATACAAATTGATCCATGGATTCAAAGCAAGTGACATATATTTACACACTCACACAATTGTTATGCTATTATTCCAGTAAAAGGAGGTACCTGTTTCAAAGGCCTGATCTCAATTAAGGAAGAACGTTTTTTTGgaatacaaacaaataataaCATCAATTATATTACCGTAAGCTCTACTAGACGACATTACAATGAGTTAGGAATTAAATTCTCCTAATTCCACTCCCAATCACTCAACCTGCAGTGGGATGAACAAATTCAGGAATTCTTTAGGAGTTTATTCATTGTTTTCCTTACAGCACCCTTCACCTGCCTGTTCCTCagactgtagatgagggggttcaacataGGAATTACCAGCGTGTAGAACACGGAGGTTATTTTGTCAGAGTCCATGGAATAGTTGGAGCTGGGCTGGAAAGACATAATAATAAGGGTGCCATGAAACATGCCCACTGCAGTCAAATGAGAGGTGCAGGTGAAGAAGGATTTTCGCCGGCCCTCGGAAGAGTTGATCTGCAGAATGGCGGAGATGATACAGACATAGGAGAGAAGGATAATCACAGTCGTGATCACCACAGTGTAGCATGTAGAAGCAAACATCACAATCTCATTGAtgcgggtgtcagagcaggagagtgGCAACAATGAGGAGATGCAACAGAAGAAATGACTGATGATGTTGGAGCGGCAGAATGACAGCCGAAATGTACAACATGTGAGTATCAACGCATCCACCAACCCCACAGCAAACACCCCAGCCATCAGCAAGTTACACCGCTGCCTTGACATGGTGACACTATAGAGcagtgggttacagatggccacataacggtcgtacgccatcacagccagcaggAGACACTCAATATCTACACAAAcgagaaaaaaatacatttgcacagcacaGGCAATGTACGAAATGCTTTTCCTCTCAGCTAAGAAAAtctgcagcatcttaggggcGATTACTGTGGAACAGCAGAAATCAGAAAAAGACAAAGTCCtgaggaaaatgtacatgggggtgtgcagtTGTGGGTCAATTGTGATTAACAAGATCATCCCCCCATTACAGATCAGAGTAGtaacataaatcagtaggaaGAACACAAAG encodes the following:
- the LOC106731570 gene encoding olfactory receptor-like protein OLF2, which encodes MEEGNHSVVTEFILSGLTDHPELQVPLFVFFLLIYVTTLICNGGMILLITIDPQLHTPMYIFLRTLSFSDFCCSTVIAPKMLQIFLAERKSISYIACAVQMYFFLVCVDIECLLLAVMAYDRYVAICNPLLYSVTMSRQRCNLLMAGVFAVGLVDALILTCCTFRLSFCRSNIISHFFCCISSLLPLSCSDTRINEIVMFASTCYTVVITTVIILLSYVCIISAILQINSSEGRRKSFFTCTSHLTAVGMFHGTLIIMSFQPSSNYSMDSDKITSVFYTLVIPMLNPLIYSLRNRQVKGAVRKTMNKLLKNS